Proteins from a single region of Nocardioides oleivorans:
- a CDS encoding ATP-binding cassette domain-containing protein — protein sequence MTTTTPDLAVRAAGLVKKFGDQRAVDGIDLEVHRGEVFGVLGPNGAGKTTMLRMLATLLHIDEGDAAIFGRDVRTEPHAVRRLLGVTGQYASVDENLTATENLWLFARLQGVGRTEARTRGAELLEQFDLTEAAKKPISAFSGGMRRRLDLAASLLTRPPLIFLDEPTTGLDPRTRGQMWDTIRDLVRTGCTVLLTTQYLDEADQLADRIAVIDRGVKVAEGTADELKSSVGQSTLQLQVADPADLAVVAEEARRLVREEAVLTPEARRVNVPLTRTDQAVDVLVALRDRGITIESVTVQKPSLDEVFLALTGHDTTDADPESGADDTRSGADGDHTDHTDQQMEAAR from the coding sequence ATGACAACGACCACTCCTGACCTCGCAGTCCGCGCTGCCGGGCTCGTGAAGAAGTTCGGCGACCAGCGCGCCGTCGACGGCATCGACCTGGAGGTCCACCGCGGCGAGGTCTTCGGCGTCCTGGGACCCAACGGCGCCGGCAAGACCACCATGCTCCGGATGCTCGCCACCCTGCTGCACATCGACGAGGGCGACGCGGCGATCTTCGGCCGCGACGTCCGCACCGAGCCCCACGCCGTACGCCGCCTCCTCGGGGTCACCGGCCAGTACGCCTCCGTCGACGAGAACCTCACGGCCACCGAGAACCTCTGGCTCTTCGCGCGGCTCCAGGGCGTCGGCCGCACCGAGGCCCGCACCCGCGGCGCCGAGCTGCTCGAGCAGTTCGACCTGACCGAGGCGGCGAAGAAGCCGATCTCCGCCTTCTCCGGCGGCATGCGCCGGCGCCTGGACCTGGCGGCCAGCCTCCTCACCCGCCCGCCGCTGATCTTCCTCGACGAGCCGACCACCGGCCTCGACCCCCGCACCCGCGGCCAGATGTGGGACACCATCCGCGACCTGGTCCGCACCGGCTGCACGGTGCTGCTCACCACCCAGTACCTCGACGAGGCCGACCAGCTCGCCGACCGGATCGCCGTGATCGACCGCGGCGTCAAGGTCGCCGAGGGCACCGCCGACGAGCTCAAGTCGTCGGTCGGGCAGTCCACGCTCCAGCTCCAGGTCGCCGACCCGGCCGACCTCGCCGTCGTCGCCGAGGAGGCGCGCCGCCTGGTCCGGGAGGAGGCCGTCCTCACCCCGGAGGCCCGACGCGTCAACGTCCCGCTCACCCGCACCGACCAGGCCGTCGACGTCCTCGTCGCGCTGCGCGACCGGGGCATCACGATCGAGTCGGTGACCGTCCAGAAGCCCTCGCTCGACGAGGTCTTCCTCGCCCTCACCGGCCACGACACCACCGACGCCGACCCCGAATCCGGTGCCGACGACACCCGGAGTGGCGCTGACGGCGACCACACCGACCACACCGACCAGCAGATGGAGGCCGCCCGATGA
- a CDS encoding pseudouridine synthase, whose amino-acid sequence MKPHDAPDNDQPNSQRPETDDDGLIRLQKLLAQSGVASRRKCEELMLDGLVEVDGEIVSRLGTKVDPRTAVIRVDGKRLPPISDKVYLVLNKPRGVVSTMSDPEGRRTLGDLVADRPERLFHVGRLDTDTEGLIILTNDGDFAQHLAHPSHEVDKTYVAEVDGEVHVRTVRELLAGVTLDDGPVTVSQARVIGGDPRREGSKRSIVELTIHEGRNRIVRRLLEHVGHPVRRLTRTVIGPITLAKLPSGAMRELTVAELGELLDDAEL is encoded by the coding sequence ATGAAGCCCCACGACGCCCCCGACAACGACCAGCCCAACTCGCAACGGCCCGAGACCGACGACGACGGCCTGATCCGGTTGCAGAAGCTGCTCGCGCAGTCCGGCGTGGCCAGCCGTCGCAAGTGCGAGGAGCTGATGCTCGACGGCCTGGTCGAGGTGGACGGCGAGATCGTCTCGCGGCTCGGCACCAAGGTCGACCCGCGCACGGCGGTGATCCGGGTCGACGGCAAGCGGCTCCCGCCGATCAGCGACAAGGTCTACCTCGTGCTCAACAAGCCCCGCGGCGTCGTGTCGACGATGAGCGACCCCGAGGGCCGGCGCACGCTCGGCGACCTCGTCGCGGACCGGCCCGAGCGGCTCTTCCACGTCGGTCGCCTCGACACCGACACCGAGGGCCTGATCATCCTCACCAACGACGGCGACTTCGCCCAGCACCTCGCCCACCCCTCGCACGAGGTCGACAAGACCTACGTCGCCGAGGTGGACGGCGAGGTCCACGTCCGCACCGTCCGCGAGCTGCTGGCCGGGGTCACCCTCGACGACGGTCCGGTGACGGTGAGCCAGGCCCGGGTGATCGGGGGAGACCCGCGGCGCGAGGGCAGCAAGCGCTCGATCGTCGAGCTGACCATCCACGAGGGCCGCAACCGGATCGTGCGCCGGCTCCTCGAGCACGTCGGCCACCCGGTCCGCAGGCTCACGCGCACCGTGATCGGACCCATCACGCTCGCGAAGCTCCCCTCGGGTGCGATGCGCGAGCTGACGGTGGCCGAGCTCGGCGAGCTCCTGGACGACGCGGAGCTCTGA
- the aroH gene encoding chorismate mutase, whose protein sequence is MAVRAVRGATQLEEDTREHMLDRVAELVTDVMRANGLEVDDFISIIFTATSDLTSEFPAYAARQLGFSDVPLVCARELEIEGSMPRVVRLMAHVETDLPRSDITHAYLHGAANLRRDLAKTTSHD, encoded by the coding sequence GTGGCAGTCAGGGCAGTGCGCGGAGCGACCCAGCTCGAGGAAGACACGCGCGAGCACATGTTGGACCGGGTGGCCGAGCTGGTCACCGACGTGATGAGGGCGAACGGGCTCGAGGTCGACGACTTCATCTCGATCATCTTCACCGCGACGAGCGACCTCACCAGCGAGTTCCCCGCCTATGCCGCGCGCCAGCTGGGCTTCTCCGACGTCCCGCTGGTCTGTGCGCGCGAGCTGGAGATCGAGGGGTCGATGCCGCGCGTCGTCCGGTTGATGGCACACGTCGAGACCGACCTGCCCCGCTCGGACATCACGCACGCCTACCTCCACGGTGCGGCCAACCTCCGTCGCGACCTGGCGAAGACCACCAGCCATGACTGA
- a CDS encoding ParA family protein, translated as MPVFPEPAALTQHGGARVISMCNQKGGVGKTTTTINLGASLAELGRRVLLVDFDPQGSLSVGLGLNPHEMDATVYNLLMDRDTTLDEVVVPSGIEGMDLLPSNIDLSAAEVQLVHEVAREQTLQRVLAPALEKYDIILIDCQPSLGLLTVNALTASDGVIVPLECEYFALRGVALLKTTIDKVRERLNPKLEIDGVLGTMFDGRTLHSREVMERLVSAWGDTVFHTVIRRTVKFSDATVAGEPITAYASSSTGADAYRSLAREVLTRWPAE; from the coding sequence ATGCCGGTCTTCCCCGAGCCGGCCGCGCTGACGCAGCACGGTGGCGCCCGGGTGATCTCGATGTGCAACCAGAAGGGCGGCGTCGGCAAGACCACGACGACCATCAACCTGGGCGCCTCGCTCGCCGAGCTCGGCCGCAGGGTGCTGCTGGTCGACTTCGACCCGCAGGGCTCGCTGTCGGTCGGGCTGGGCCTCAACCCCCACGAGATGGACGCGACCGTCTACAACCTGCTGATGGACCGGGATACCACCCTCGACGAGGTCGTGGTCCCCTCCGGCATCGAGGGCATGGACCTCCTGCCGTCCAACATCGACCTGTCGGCCGCGGAGGTGCAGCTGGTCCACGAGGTCGCCCGCGAGCAGACCCTCCAGCGGGTGCTCGCGCCGGCCCTCGAGAAGTACGACATCATCCTCATCGACTGCCAGCCGTCCCTCGGCCTGCTGACCGTCAACGCGCTGACCGCCTCGGACGGCGTGATCGTCCCGCTCGAGTGCGAGTACTTCGCCCTGCGCGGGGTCGCGCTGCTGAAGACCACGATCGACAAGGTGCGCGAGCGCCTCAACCCGAAGCTCGAGATCGACGGCGTGCTCGGCACGATGTTCGACGGACGCACGCTCCACAGCCGCGAGGTCATGGAGCGCCTGGTCTCGGCGTGGGGCGACACGGTCTTCCACACGGTGATCCGGCGCACGGTGAAGTTCTCCGACGCCACCGTCGCCGGGGAGCCGATCACGGCGTACGCCTCGTCGTCGACCGGTGCCGACGCCTACCGCTCGCTCGCGAGGGAGGTGCTCACCCGGTGGCCCGCCGAGTGA
- a CDS encoding helix-turn-helix domain-containing protein, whose product MVVVHPALAASVRSIVVYDVDFAGPGVHIGMPSTDLTFVLPLDQPLEVSWVGTGGPRAVGWSSVSGLHTRAAAIHHGHHQRGIQLSLTAAGARALWGVPASALAGQLLGLDDVDVRLAELPERLAAAGTWEGRLAVLEHALLDAVRRRTRPQPRPEVGRAMALLTRGVPVAAVADDVGYSRRRLNTLVHDEVGVPPKTYQRLARFSGAHARMRAAALGGEVSVARIAADSGYADQAHLAREWSDFAGCSPTEWLRREFPIVQASGDRDTTGWDERSHRATR is encoded by the coding sequence ATGGTGGTCGTGCATCCCGCGCTGGCCGCCTCCGTCCGCTCGATCGTCGTCTACGACGTCGACTTCGCCGGACCGGGCGTCCACATCGGGATGCCCTCGACGGACCTGACCTTCGTGCTCCCCCTGGACCAGCCGCTCGAGGTGTCGTGGGTCGGCACCGGGGGACCACGGGCCGTCGGCTGGTCGTCGGTCTCCGGGCTGCACACCAGGGCCGCTGCCATCCACCACGGCCACCACCAGCGCGGGATCCAGCTCAGCCTGACCGCGGCGGGAGCCCGGGCACTGTGGGGCGTCCCCGCGAGCGCGCTGGCCGGGCAGCTCCTCGGCCTCGACGACGTCGACGTACGCCTCGCCGAGCTCCCCGAGCGGCTCGCCGCCGCGGGCACCTGGGAAGGGCGGCTCGCGGTGCTCGAGCACGCCCTGCTCGACGCCGTACGACGTCGCACGCGCCCGCAGCCGCGTCCGGAGGTCGGCAGGGCGATGGCCCTCCTCACCCGCGGCGTCCCGGTCGCGGCGGTCGCGGACGACGTCGGCTACAGCCGTCGACGGCTGAACACGCTCGTTCACGACGAGGTGGGGGTGCCGCCGAAGACCTACCAGCGCCTCGCGCGCTTCTCCGGGGCACATGCCCGGATGCGTGCCGCCGCGCTGGGCGGTGAGGTGTCGGTGGCCAGGATCGCCGCCGACAGCGGCTACGCCGACCAGGCCCACCTGGCGCGCGAGTGGTCGGACTTCGCCGGGTGCAGCCCGACCGAGTGGCTGCGCCGGGAGTTCCCAATCGTCCAAGCCAGCGGCGACCGCGACACGACAGGCTGGGACGAGAGGTCGCACCGGGCGACCCGATGA
- a CDS encoding VOC family protein — MTDVSGTTLWHTFSVSDAELMTTWLGAVGFTEHATYRDEKDPAVVVHAEWAWPGGGGIMFGSQRPDGVLAGTGPAAAYLVTPDPDAVFDAAVAAGATVVQAMVDQDYGGRGGSVLDPEGNHWSFGDYQPS, encoded by the coding sequence ATGACCGACGTCTCCGGCACCACCCTGTGGCACACGTTCTCCGTCAGCGACGCGGAGCTGATGACGACCTGGCTGGGCGCCGTCGGCTTCACCGAGCACGCGACCTACCGCGACGAGAAGGACCCGGCCGTCGTCGTGCACGCCGAGTGGGCGTGGCCCGGTGGCGGCGGGATCATGTTCGGCTCGCAGCGCCCGGACGGCGTGCTGGCCGGCACCGGTCCTGCGGCGGCGTACCTGGTCACCCCCGACCCCGACGCGGTCTTCGACGCGGCCGTGGCCGCGGGCGCCACGGTGGTGCAGGCGATGGTCGACCAGGACTACGGCGGCCGGGGCGGCAGCGTGCTCGACCCCGAGGGCAACCACTGGTCGTTCGGCGACTACCAACCGTCCTGA
- a CDS encoding segregation and condensation protein A, with protein MSTSTDLAPGTLEPGSEAPAFAVRLDNFEGPFDLLLGLISKHKLDITEVALSQVTDEFIAHVKNLGDAWDLEQTTSFLVVAATLLDLKAARLLPQGDVEDEEDLALLEARDLLFARLMQYRAFKQVASVLEERLASEALSRPRAVGLEDRFATLLPEVLIGIGLEQFAQLAAKALEPKPVLEVSLHHIHAARVSVREQAQVVVDRLRRSGTMTFRALCGDSPDRLTTVARFLSLLELFREGAVSFDQVTPLGELTVRWTGDEDGDVEITDEFDGAPPEDEDGNVPLAAADAPEEDQ; from the coding sequence GTGAGCACCTCGACAGACCTCGCTCCCGGCACGCTCGAGCCGGGCAGCGAGGCCCCGGCGTTCGCCGTACGCCTCGACAACTTCGAGGGGCCCTTCGACCTGCTCCTCGGCCTGATCTCCAAGCACAAGCTCGACATCACCGAGGTGGCCCTCTCGCAGGTCACCGACGAGTTCATCGCGCACGTGAAGAACCTCGGCGACGCGTGGGACCTCGAGCAGACCACCTCGTTCCTCGTGGTCGCCGCGACCCTGCTCGACCTCAAGGCGGCCCGGCTGCTGCCGCAGGGCGACGTCGAGGACGAGGAGGACCTCGCGCTCCTCGAGGCGCGCGACCTGCTCTTCGCCCGGCTCATGCAGTACCGCGCGTTCAAGCAGGTGGCCTCCGTGCTCGAGGAGCGGCTCGCCTCGGAGGCGCTCAGCCGGCCGCGCGCCGTCGGGCTCGAGGACCGCTTCGCCACCCTGCTGCCCGAGGTGCTGATCGGCATCGGGCTCGAGCAGTTCGCCCAGCTCGCCGCGAAGGCGCTCGAGCCCAAGCCGGTGCTCGAGGTGTCCCTGCACCACATCCACGCCGCCCGGGTGAGCGTGCGCGAGCAGGCGCAGGTCGTCGTCGACCGCCTGCGACGCAGCGGGACGATGACGTTCCGGGCGCTCTGCGGCGACTCGCCGGACCGGCTGACCACCGTCGCCCGGTTCCTCTCGCTGCTCGAGCTCTTCCGCGAGGGCGCCGTCTCCTTCGACCAGGTCACCCCGCTCGGTGAGCTGACGGTGCGGTGGACGGGCGACGAGGACGGCGACGTGGAGATCACCGACGAGTTCGACGGCGCGCCGCCCGAGGACGAAGATGGCAACGTGCCGTTGGCCGCTGCCGACGCGCCCGAGGAGGACCAGTGA
- the cmk gene encoding (d)CMP kinase, which yields MNSVDSSPVPGSLVIAVDGTSGSGKSSASRGVADRLGLRYLDTGAMFRAMTWWLLREGVDVRDGVAVAAVAGRPRIESGTDPLAPTITVDGVDVSVEIRGDEVNAAVSPVSAVPEVRTRLLELQREAIGDGGIVVEGRDIGSVVWPQAEVKVYLSADPAARAQRRTAEQGGTDVASTEQSLLERDRIDSGRATAPLVMADGAVHVDSTHLTLEQVIDRLTELAHEAEAREGV from the coding sequence GTGAACAGCGTCGACAGCTCCCCGGTTCCCGGCTCCCTCGTGATCGCCGTCGACGGCACGTCCGGCTCGGGGAAGTCGAGCGCCTCCCGGGGCGTGGCCGACCGCCTGGGCCTGCGCTACCTCGACACCGGCGCGATGTTCCGCGCGATGACGTGGTGGCTGCTGCGGGAGGGCGTCGACGTACGGGACGGGGTGGCGGTGGCCGCCGTGGCGGGGCGTCCGCGCATCGAGTCCGGGACCGACCCGCTCGCGCCGACCATCACGGTCGACGGTGTCGACGTCTCCGTCGAGATCCGCGGCGACGAGGTCAACGCGGCCGTCAGCCCCGTCAGCGCCGTGCCCGAGGTGCGGACCCGGCTGCTCGAGCTGCAGCGCGAGGCCATCGGCGACGGCGGCATCGTGGTCGAGGGACGCGACATCGGCTCCGTCGTGTGGCCGCAGGCCGAGGTGAAGGTCTACCTCAGCGCCGACCCCGCCGCGCGCGCCCAGCGGCGTACGGCCGAGCAGGGCGGCACCGACGTGGCCAGCACCGAGCAGTCGCTGCTCGAGCGCGACCGCATCGACTCCGGCCGGGCGACCGCCCCGCTGGTGATGGCCGACGGAGCCGTGCACGTCGACAGCACCCACCTCACGCTGGAGCAGGTCATCGACCGCCTCACCGAGCTCGCGCACGAGGCGGAGGCACGGGAGGGCGTGTGA
- a CDS encoding DEAD/DEAH box helicase, with the protein MPDPVRLDTRVPTGADPDAVYDAFAGWATDRGLELYPHQDEAVIELLGGNHVILATPTGSGKSLVAIGAHVAALARDQVSFYTAPIKALVSEKFFALIEVFGADNVGMLTGDAAVNPDAPIICCTAEVLANIALREGRGADVGLVVMDEFHFYAEHDRGWAWQVPLLELVDAQFLLMSATLGDVSFFVEDLQRRTGRDTAVVDDAERPVPLSFRWSMEPLDDTLEELVSTGQDPVYVVHFTQAAAVEHATNLLRHPPKKVDKDAIADRIGAFRFGAGFGKTLSRLVRNGIGVHHAGMLPKYRRLVETLAQAGLLRVICGTDTLGVGINVPIRTVLFTGLAKFDGNRQRVLRTREFQQIAGRAGRAGYDTAGYVVVQAPEHVIENEQAKAKIAARVAAGKKKSKAQLRKAPEGTVVWTEQTFDKLVAGVPEKLVSRMKVDNAMLVNVVSREEDAFGVLRRLLTDNHEERRGQLRLARRALRLSRSLLRTGIVTRLAEVDTFGRRYVISAGVPDDFALNQPLAHFALAAFDVLDPESETYSLDVVSIVEAVLEAPRQILMAQQHAARGEAIGEMKADGLEYDERMALLEEITWPQPLRELLEALFETYRQTHPWLPDEALGPKSIVREMWENGMGFTDFVGRYQLARSEGLVLRYLTDAYRTLRQTVPETHRAPEVEDVIEWLGETVRQTDSSLLDEWEALSDPDHASSAVSHHEPPPPPRPLSRQERPFRVMLRNAMWARVDAVSRDDLDTLVRLERNAADRTEPPRQVVVGRSVWDGALEGYYDEHDSVLTDGDARGPDLLVVGPERTGEPVGAEEGTTSRVRDVRQTIHDPEGHHDWVIEAVVDCDATDEAGELVLATVAMRRL; encoded by the coding sequence ATGCCGGACCCTGTGCGCCTCGACACCCGGGTGCCGACCGGCGCCGACCCGGACGCCGTCTACGACGCCTTCGCCGGCTGGGCCACGGACCGGGGGCTCGAGCTCTACCCCCACCAGGACGAGGCCGTCATCGAGCTGCTCGGCGGCAACCACGTCATCCTCGCCACGCCCACCGGGTCGGGGAAGTCGCTGGTCGCGATCGGCGCGCACGTCGCGGCGCTCGCCCGCGACCAGGTGAGCTTCTACACCGCACCGATCAAGGCGTTGGTGAGCGAGAAGTTCTTCGCGCTGATCGAGGTCTTCGGCGCCGACAACGTCGGCATGCTCACCGGCGACGCCGCGGTGAACCCCGACGCCCCGATCATCTGCTGCACGGCCGAGGTGCTCGCCAACATCGCGCTGCGCGAGGGCCGGGGCGCCGACGTGGGCCTCGTGGTGATGGACGAGTTCCACTTCTACGCCGAGCACGACCGCGGCTGGGCGTGGCAGGTGCCGCTGCTCGAGCTCGTCGACGCCCAGTTCCTGCTGATGTCGGCCACGCTCGGTGACGTCTCGTTCTTCGTCGAGGACCTCCAGCGGCGCACCGGCCGCGACACGGCCGTGGTCGACGACGCCGAGCGCCCGGTCCCGCTCAGCTTCCGCTGGTCGATGGAGCCGCTCGACGACACGCTCGAGGAGCTCGTGTCGACCGGCCAGGACCCGGTGTACGTCGTCCACTTCACGCAGGCCGCCGCGGTCGAGCACGCGACGAACCTGCTCCGGCACCCGCCCAAGAAGGTCGACAAGGACGCGATCGCCGACCGGATCGGGGCCTTCCGCTTCGGGGCGGGCTTCGGCAAGACCCTGTCGCGGCTGGTCCGCAACGGGATCGGCGTGCACCACGCGGGGATGCTGCCGAAGTACCGCCGGCTGGTGGAGACCCTCGCCCAGGCCGGCCTGCTGCGCGTCATCTGCGGCACCGACACCCTCGGCGTCGGGATCAACGTGCCGATCCGCACCGTGCTGTTCACGGGGCTGGCCAAGTTCGACGGCAACCGGCAGCGGGTGCTCCGGACGCGGGAGTTCCAGCAGATCGCCGGCCGGGCCGGCCGCGCGGGCTACGACACGGCCGGCTACGTCGTCGTACAGGCCCCGGAGCACGTGATCGAGAACGAGCAGGCCAAGGCCAAGATCGCCGCGCGGGTCGCGGCCGGCAAGAAGAAGTCGAAGGCGCAGCTCAGGAAGGCGCCCGAGGGCACGGTCGTGTGGACCGAGCAGACCTTCGACAAGCTGGTGGCGGGCGTGCCGGAGAAGCTCGTCAGCCGGATGAAGGTCGACAACGCGATGCTCGTCAACGTCGTGTCCCGCGAGGAGGACGCGTTCGGCGTGCTGAGGCGGCTGCTGACCGACAACCACGAGGAGCGGCGCGGCCAGCTGCGACTGGCCCGGCGGGCGCTGCGGCTGTCGCGGTCGCTGCTGCGCACCGGCATCGTCACCCGCCTGGCCGAGGTGGACACCTTCGGCCGCCGCTACGTGATCAGCGCGGGCGTGCCCGACGACTTCGCGCTCAACCAGCCGCTCGCACACTTCGCACTGGCCGCCTTCGACGTGCTCGACCCGGAGTCGGAGACCTACAGCCTCGACGTCGTCTCGATCGTGGAGGCGGTGCTCGAGGCGCCGCGGCAGATCCTGATGGCCCAGCAGCACGCGGCGCGCGGCGAGGCGATCGGGGAGATGAAGGCCGACGGGCTCGAGTACGACGAGCGGATGGCGCTGCTCGAGGAGATCACATGGCCGCAGCCGCTGCGCGAGCTCCTCGAGGCCCTCTTCGAGACCTACCGCCAGACCCACCCGTGGCTCCCGGACGAGGCGCTCGGGCCGAAGTCGATCGTGCGGGAGATGTGGGAGAACGGGATGGGGTTCACCGACTTCGTCGGCCGCTACCAGCTCGCCCGCTCCGAGGGACTCGTCCTGCGCTACCTCACCGACGCCTACCGGACGCTGCGCCAGACCGTCCCGGAGACGCACCGGGCGCCGGAGGTCGAGGACGTCATCGAGTGGCTGGGGGAGACGGTGCGACAGACCGACTCCTCGCTGCTCGACGAGTGGGAGGCGCTCTCGGACCCCGACCACGCCTCGTCCGCGGTCTCGCACCACGAGCCGCCGCCTCCGCCGCGGCCGCTGTCGCGGCAGGAGCGTCCCTTCCGGGTCATGCTCCGCAACGCCATGTGGGCGCGCGTCGACGCGGTCTCGCGCGACGACCTCGACACGCTGGTCCGCCTCGAGCGCAACGCCGCCGACCGCACCGAGCCACCGCGCCAGGTCGTGGTGGGGCGCTCGGTGTGGGACGGCGCCCTCGAGGGCTACTACGACGAGCACGACTCGGTGCTCACCGACGGCGACGCCCGCGGCCCGGACCTGCTGGTGGTCGGCCCGGAGCGCACGGGTGAGCCGGTCGGCGCCGAGGAGGGCACGACGTCGCGCGTCCGCGACGTGCGACAGACGATCCACGACCCCGAGGGCCACCACGACTGGGTGATCGAGGCCGTCGTCGACTGCGACGCGACGGACGAGGCCGGTGAGCTCGTGCTCGCGACGGTCGCGATGCGGCGCCTCTGA
- the scpB gene encoding SMC-Scp complex subunit ScpB produces the protein MTEQTHATEQDVDTLAVAVAELRPALEAILMVSDEPLATVRLASVVGHPVDDVEAALDTLAAEYAEQGRGFDLRSVAGGWRFYSRPEFAGVVESFVLDGQQARLTQAALETLSVVAYKQPVSRARVSAIRGVNVDGVMRTLLARGLVEEAGQDEQSGANLYRTTSYFLERIGITSIDELPELAPYLPDMDDLEDELASVAGLDAPAPEPVVEPVVEPVVEPAALPDAPHHSPHSGSGTEPDGGTEIS, from the coding sequence GTGACCGAGCAGACCCACGCGACCGAGCAGGACGTCGACACCCTCGCCGTCGCGGTGGCCGAGCTCCGCCCGGCCCTGGAGGCCATCTTGATGGTCTCCGACGAGCCGCTCGCGACCGTGCGCCTCGCCTCGGTGGTCGGGCACCCGGTCGACGACGTCGAGGCCGCCCTCGACACGCTGGCCGCGGAGTACGCCGAGCAGGGCCGCGGGTTCGACCTCCGCTCCGTCGCCGGCGGCTGGCGCTTCTACTCGCGCCCCGAGTTCGCCGGCGTCGTCGAGTCGTTCGTCCTCGACGGCCAGCAGGCCCGGCTCACCCAGGCCGCGCTGGAGACGCTGTCGGTGGTCGCCTACAAGCAGCCCGTCTCGCGTGCCCGGGTCTCCGCGATCCGCGGCGTCAACGTCGACGGCGTCATGCGCACCCTCCTGGCCCGCGGCCTCGTGGAGGAGGCCGGCCAGGACGAGCAGAGCGGCGCCAACCTCTACCGGACGACGTCGTACTTCCTCGAGCGCATCGGCATCACCTCGATCGACGAGCTGCCCGAGCTGGCGCCGTACCTCCCCGACATGGACGACCTCGAGGACGAGCTGGCCAGCGTGGCGGGCCTCGACGCCCCGGCGCCCGAGCCCGTCGTCGAGCCCGTCGTCGAGCCCGTCGTCGAGCCCGCAGCGCTGCCCGACGCCCCCCACCACTCACCGCACTCGGGCTCCGGCACCGAGCCCGACGGCGGGACCGAGATCTCATGA
- a CDS encoding prephenate dehydrogenase, protein MTDDDQLPALLGPVEVVGAGLIGTSIALVCQRLGIEVALRDTSEENLRTAHGLGAGRSATASDRPQLVVVAVPPSAIAAAIADALRRTDAVVTDVGSVKSAPLDEVTRLVDPVDLRRYVGSHPMAGSERSGPLAASAALFDGRPWAITPHAGAAPEAVGLVEALVLECGASPRVMEPAEHDRAVARISHLPHLAAVLVAGRLASAPEEHLALSGQGVRDVTRVAASDPALWRQILEANSGAVLDLLAEVRTDLDALMDAVAADSGGELVEILARGNAGTRAIPGKHGGPARPTRSVFVSVPDHPGELARLFGDAGEIGVNIEDVHIDHDPGRPVGLTELVVERSSADHLLAALESRGWTTHR, encoded by the coding sequence ATGACTGACGACGACCAGCTGCCGGCCCTCCTCGGTCCGGTCGAGGTCGTCGGTGCTGGCTTGATCGGGACCTCGATCGCCCTCGTGTGCCAGCGGCTCGGTATCGAGGTCGCCCTGCGCGACACGTCCGAGGAGAACCTCCGCACCGCGCACGGCCTCGGTGCAGGACGGTCGGCCACGGCGTCCGACCGGCCGCAGCTCGTGGTCGTCGCCGTGCCGCCGTCCGCCATCGCCGCCGCGATCGCGGACGCGCTGCGCCGCACGGACGCCGTGGTGACCGACGTCGGCAGCGTGAAGTCCGCCCCCCTGGACGAGGTCACGCGGCTCGTCGACCCGGTCGACCTGCGCCGCTACGTGGGCTCGCACCCGATGGCCGGCAGCGAGCGTTCCGGCCCGCTGGCCGCGAGCGCCGCCCTCTTCGACGGTCGACCGTGGGCGATCACCCCGCACGCCGGGGCGGCCCCCGAGGCGGTCGGCCTGGTCGAGGCGCTCGTGCTGGAGTGCGGGGCCTCCCCGCGCGTGATGGAGCCCGCCGAGCACGACCGGGCGGTCGCCCGGATCTCCCACCTGCCGCACCTCGCCGCCGTCCTGGTCGCGGGGCGCCTCGCGTCCGCGCCCGAGGAGCACCTCGCGCTGTCGGGACAGGGCGTCCGCGACGTCACGCGGGTCGCGGCCAGCGACCCTGCCCTGTGGCGCCAGATCCTCGAGGCCAACTCCGGCGCCGTGCTCGACCTGCTCGCCGAGGTCCGCACCGACCTCGACGCCCTCATGGACGCCGTGGCCGCCGACTCCGGGGGCGAGCTCGTCGAGATCCTCGCCCGCGGCAACGCCGGCACCCGGGCGATCCCCGGCAAGCACGGCGGGCCGGCCCGTCCCACCCGGTCGGTCTTCGTCTCCGTCCCCGACCACCCGGGCGAGCTGGCGCGGCTCTTCGGCGACGCCGGCGAGATCGGCGTCAACATCGAGGACGTCCACATCGACCACGACCCCGGACGCCCGGTCGGCCTCACCGAGCTCGTGGTCGAGCGCAGCAGCGCCGACCACCTGCTCGCCGCTCTCGAATCCCGCGGCTGGACCACCCACCGGTAA